The Helianthus annuus cultivar XRQ/B chromosome 16, HanXRQr2.0-SUNRISE, whole genome shotgun sequence genome includes a window with the following:
- the LOC110915476 gene encoding dol-P-Glc:Glc(2)Man(9)GlcNAc(2)-PP-Dol alpha-1,2-glucosyltransferase isoform X1, translated as MGRLTVALIVSSWAVPMSILVNHIVPEPYMDEIFHVPQAQQYCLGNFKTWDPMITTPPGLYFLSLPATYFIKACSIAVLRSTNGFLAVICSVLVHDIIKLLKPSLDDRKATFYSVILALYPLHWFFTFLYYTDVASLTLVLAMYLMCLKKNYICTALLGAVAVVVRQTNIIWVLFVACTGVLDYVQVKQKHKDNMLSERKNNQFVSSKGVNSSSNLKKRRSGNAIHTASHETSLASLPDRSSGLFSEIQSIILVSWHLKWELLVSFGPFLALLLAFAAFVVWNGSIVLGAKEAHTVSPHFAQLFYYSLVSCCFMAPVHFSKSQAASLTRSFLKNRPLNLLLWLLVTVVSFYLVHNFSIAHPYLLADNRHYPFYLWRKIINAHWSTRYLLVPLYVYSWASILNILAKVQKKVWVLAYFLASAAVLIPTPLIEFRYYTIPFFFLIIHCHITNDRVWFLMGFLYTSINIFTMVMFLFRPFHWNHEPGIQRFIW; from the exons ATGGGTAGACTTACAGTTGCTTTGATTGTTAGCTCTTGGGCCGTACCAATGTCCATTCTTGTCAATCACATTGTTCCTGAACCATACATG GATGAGATCTTTCATGTTCCTCAGGCTCAGCAGTATTGCCTAGGCAATTTTAAAACTTGGGATCCTATGATAACCACCCCTCCTGGACT CTACTTCCTTTCACTACCCGCAACATATTTTATCAAGGCCTGCTCAATAGCAGTTCTTCGATCTACCAATGGTTTTCTGGCTGTAATTTGCAGCGTTTTGGTTCATGATATAATTAAACTTTTGAAGCCGTCCCTTGATGACAGAAAAGCAACTTTCTACTCTGTTATTTTAGCCTTATACCCCCTTCACTGGTTCTTCACTTTTCTTTACTATACAGATGTTGCGTCACTTACCCTAGTTCTTGCCATGTATCTTATGTGTCTCAAGAAGAACTACATTTGCACTGCGTTG CTTGGAGCTGTTGCAGTAGTTGTTCGTCAAACAAATATTATTTGGGTGCTATTCGTTGCATGTACTGGAGTTCTAGATTATGTTCAAGTTAAACAGAAGCATAAGGATAATATGTTATCAgagcgtaaaaataaccagtttgtTTCAAGTAAAGGCGTTAATAGCAGTTCAAACCTAAAAAAGCGAAGATCAGGTAATGCTATACATACTGCCAGTCATGAAACGAGCCTGGCCTCTCTTCCTGACCGTTCATCAG GTTTGTTTAGTGAGATTCAGAGCATCATTTTAGTGTCATGGCATCTAAAGTGGGAGCTTCTCGTCTCTTTTGGTCCCTTCCTTGCGTTATTGTTGGCTTTCGCTGCATTTGTTGTTTGGAACGGCAGTATAGTTCTTG GGGCTAAAGAAGCTCACACAGTTTCTCCACACTTTGCTCAGTTATTCTACTACAGTTTGGTCTCATGTTGTTTTATGGCTCCCGTGCACTTTAGTAAAAGTCAAGCTGCAAGTTTGACTCGATCATTCTTGAAGAATAGACCCCTTAATCTTTTATTGTGGCTTTTGGTTACCGTAGTTAGCTTTTATTTGGTCCACAATTTCAG CATCGCGCACCCGTATCTACTTGCTGATAATCGTCATTATCCATTTTATCTATGGCGAAAGATTATAAATGCTCATTGGTCAACAAGATACCTGCTAGTTCCGTTATATGTTTACTCGTGGGCTTCCATCCTTAATATATTAG CTAAAGTTCAGAAGAAAGTGTGGGTTTTAGCTTATTTTCTAGCTTCAGCTGCTGTTcttattcctacacccctgataGAATTCAGATACTACACAATCCCGTTCTTTTTCCTAATTATTCATTGTCATATCACAAATGACCGAGTGTGGTTCCTCATGGGATTCTTATATACATCCATTAATATCTTCACAATGGTAATGTTCTTATTTCGGCCCTTTCATTGGAACCACGAACCTGGTATTCAGAGGTTTATATGGTAG
- the LOC110915476 gene encoding dol-P-Glc:Glc(2)Man(9)GlcNAc(2)-PP-Dol alpha-1,2-glucosyltransferase isoform X2: MITTPPGLYFLSLPATYFIKACSIAVLRSTNGFLAVICSVLVHDIIKLLKPSLDDRKATFYSVILALYPLHWFFTFLYYTDVASLTLVLAMYLMCLKKNYICTALLGAVAVVVRQTNIIWVLFVACTGVLDYVQVKQKHKDNMLSERKNNQFVSSKGVNSSSNLKKRRSGNAIHTASHETSLASLPDRSSGLFSEIQSIILVSWHLKWELLVSFGPFLALLLAFAAFVVWNGSIVLGAKEAHTVSPHFAQLFYYSLVSCCFMAPVHFSKSQAASLTRSFLKNRPLNLLLWLLVTVVSFYLVHNFSIAHPYLLADNRHYPFYLWRKIINAHWSTRYLLVPLYVYSWASILNILAKVQKKVWVLAYFLASAAVLIPTPLIEFRYYTIPFFFLIIHCHITNDRVWFLMGFLYTSINIFTMVMFLFRPFHWNHEPGIQRFIW; this comes from the exons ATGATAACCACCCCTCCTGGACT CTACTTCCTTTCACTACCCGCAACATATTTTATCAAGGCCTGCTCAATAGCAGTTCTTCGATCTACCAATGGTTTTCTGGCTGTAATTTGCAGCGTTTTGGTTCATGATATAATTAAACTTTTGAAGCCGTCCCTTGATGACAGAAAAGCAACTTTCTACTCTGTTATTTTAGCCTTATACCCCCTTCACTGGTTCTTCACTTTTCTTTACTATACAGATGTTGCGTCACTTACCCTAGTTCTTGCCATGTATCTTATGTGTCTCAAGAAGAACTACATTTGCACTGCGTTG CTTGGAGCTGTTGCAGTAGTTGTTCGTCAAACAAATATTATTTGGGTGCTATTCGTTGCATGTACTGGAGTTCTAGATTATGTTCAAGTTAAACAGAAGCATAAGGATAATATGTTATCAgagcgtaaaaataaccagtttgtTTCAAGTAAAGGCGTTAATAGCAGTTCAAACCTAAAAAAGCGAAGATCAGGTAATGCTATACATACTGCCAGTCATGAAACGAGCCTGGCCTCTCTTCCTGACCGTTCATCAG GTTTGTTTAGTGAGATTCAGAGCATCATTTTAGTGTCATGGCATCTAAAGTGGGAGCTTCTCGTCTCTTTTGGTCCCTTCCTTGCGTTATTGTTGGCTTTCGCTGCATTTGTTGTTTGGAACGGCAGTATAGTTCTTG GGGCTAAAGAAGCTCACACAGTTTCTCCACACTTTGCTCAGTTATTCTACTACAGTTTGGTCTCATGTTGTTTTATGGCTCCCGTGCACTTTAGTAAAAGTCAAGCTGCAAGTTTGACTCGATCATTCTTGAAGAATAGACCCCTTAATCTTTTATTGTGGCTTTTGGTTACCGTAGTTAGCTTTTATTTGGTCCACAATTTCAG CATCGCGCACCCGTATCTACTTGCTGATAATCGTCATTATCCATTTTATCTATGGCGAAAGATTATAAATGCTCATTGGTCAACAAGATACCTGCTAGTTCCGTTATATGTTTACTCGTGGGCTTCCATCCTTAATATATTAG CTAAAGTTCAGAAGAAAGTGTGGGTTTTAGCTTATTTTCTAGCTTCAGCTGCTGTTcttattcctacacccctgataGAATTCAGATACTACACAATCCCGTTCTTTTTCCTAATTATTCATTGTCATATCACAAATGACCGAGTGTGGTTCCTCATGGGATTCTTATATACATCCATTAATATCTTCACAATGGTAATGTTCTTATTTCGGCCCTTTCATTGGAACCACGAACCTGGTATTCAGAGGTTTATATGGTAG